One segment of bacterium DNA contains the following:
- a CDS encoding peptidoglycan DD-metalloendopeptidase family protein, whose protein sequence is MLAAVEAQGQVRLWFPLDPNLSPDEATIVSVFDHSVLCTQGRCTYDYDSDSRIIDAWGEEARPTWGTVCQDCYEGEHAQAFLANGHYCGTAECGDATIARQHLCYNGHPGIDYRSTLYGHPSGYGSPVYAAASGTLHTDALANGGYNGNYHEVWIDHGSGLASIYLHMTNITVEPGHVTQGQQIGVTGDAGAPGAPHLHFEVRRFVTGHGWIPVDPYGWQGCGSDPYTRATNEYLWDNLKGRVAWHPSGTLVKQAASPDIYVIEGTHLRHIPNMDVFNGNRYATCQIVTISTAEYEAYTSGASGCGIGADVSLDAFDAFFTIAGDNFNNHYLARNGSRLNVASPAIARSWGYDWGSAQVVQPGCALASLPWGGSISFRDGALLESPTHNKYAVEHGKLRQFESDAVYDAMGYRRSSAIQATQSEIEWGQGCFDEQGEVITEALIQAPPACNGDDIPPVAMVCANAQAEPHQMLAVPFSARDNGTLRRVFLQVSSLASQFWRTMANLSPFVATTEVNGSYDWTVPDTLNGAVSIRLVAEDGAGNLNVAYTTEIMITGTPGSPGVPQLNDPGFYSLNPDYTIDWSNANNVSYYVLEEDDNASFSSPAQVTTSASEYTFYNHPNGDFWFRVKAVNNNGESGWSNVIDFGWHVNHPPWSPSQPSPAHAATGFSRSHVVLSWTGSDPDNDALQYQPWFGVSANELYPTGPFGDATTHAVMDSLSGGSTYYWQVKAWDPYGSGTIATSPLWSFTTAYEFPDYQASNCSYTGTFGRRDSITMSVTVRNIGNFDAPGGSVYWYWSQDSASNGTALYPRWTVFPALAIGQSVVVSQTVRLPEVTVGTSYLIAVVDVQGVVEPVLTNNRALDEVNWVDTNLPLVTFEGNPYWSWGHMPGYSPLWFQAGQTYHPSGQASDQAGIARFRWDFSRDNGITWHTVRPWEETPPPYNDDVSLHFDWTPAVADTTDAGRLKVVVIDVSGDSASLVSDSVHVLYFANPSVTILSPNGGEVWRVGETHTLQWTAQNWVSASLHYSNTGVGSPQYMTIASLVLPPATSYQWTVPGSASGDSIAVHISIDGHGGQAADWSDGTFRILPNSTQFPSPWSPSAVLASGVGGVSRVAMARDTDGTLHLVYTRGTGYTLRYLKRSPAGNWSSETTLDSLGDSPTLVLPSPGHPMVVYDYNDYNHSMRYVRARYFDGSSWQAPVSLDSQPALNYVQAVATASGDVWAAWGVSGYATGRVGAARWSGGTWGATEQVGAFPSVAGVRIQMLGQSPKILFAYQSPDSTTAGHGLATVSRIGGLWTSAAFIPGMASGYYVDGGYLFDYLITADSAEHLVCTRSLGGDQAQYRVRTGGIWGSIEPLPGTIYYGPLALDSRGWPSLLQNDRLTWRRRDNVTWGPAVSLTANSNVGTRLGYVITPDDSAYLAYNDPVENCLKFSAAHLSSDFTPPQVSLLAPTGGEIKAMGCTDTVRWTASDNIGIAGVDIYLSTNSGRNFTLLAASAANTGSQSWIVPAVSSDSCLMKLIVHDTGGNTGTALSPTVFAIHDLSAPTVEFLAPDGGGHWVIGQADTIRWTASDNYTPVDSLSCDVLLRRTPSSDPEILTAGAHTPFVLLWTATGAPSPNARVVVRVRDRQGNEVTDSSQTYLTIMPANAAPLPPFAPVPVHASSNVMAPAILSWQGTDPDADHLSYHVWAGTDSINLTHVAGPTDSTSWASQGIPEGTTYFWRIEVHDPYHTVLGPIWKFTMASVLAGPDSLRGWPLGTSQIRLAWRNHPTSAVMTVVEDRSDSLWVIAGVTSVDSSGLTLDNLPPNTRHIYRVYASNGVHLSPSSNEVVVVTGNTPPRVPARPHPLNGTTNQPLDLTLRYSGGDEDPGDQVHYRLQFGTSSVPPVIDTALVDTFKAVSGLQNSRFIFWRVTAIDNQGAQTSGPLWYFSTTSQTTPSAPQSVTAAIQSSTVVQINWTDVSQNESGFVIQRQDGESAPFLDIGAVPANTVSLMDSTVRGHRAYQYRAGSWNSAGRSVYSAPVSAITPNTSPEIDPLPDTTVLVGEMFEWTVGAYDIDLDTLMFTDNAAMFDVEPSTGWIQFTPALSDTGIHNVLVSATDGHGGVMSSAATWTVLFVAAPRAVNDVVVTMQPDSVRLDWSPVLTDTSGNPIGDISYVIEMSTDFVGWSTVGSADTSNYALGRTNLPAKAFFRVRAVRTNRQREQALRSQSAPPTRVEPHQTNREP, encoded by the coding sequence ATGCTGGCAGCTGTGGAGGCTCAGGGACAGGTGAGATTGTGGTTTCCGCTGGACCCGAATTTGAGTCCGGACGAGGCGACCATTGTGAGCGTCTTTGATCACTCGGTCCTCTGCACTCAAGGTAGGTGTACCTACGATTATGATAGTGATAGTCGGATTATTGACGCGTGGGGTGAAGAAGCGCGCCCCACTTGGGGAACCGTATGCCAGGATTGTTATGAAGGCGAACACGCGCAAGCTTTTCTTGCAAACGGACATTACTGCGGGACTGCGGAATGCGGTGACGCGACGATTGCAAGACAACACTTGTGTTACAATGGGCATCCCGGGATTGACTATCGTAGCACGCTTTACGGTCATCCGAGCGGTTACGGCAGTCCAGTCTATGCAGCGGCTAGTGGCACACTGCACACCGATGCACTGGCCAACGGCGGTTACAATGGCAACTACCATGAAGTATGGATTGATCACGGCTCAGGGCTTGCATCAATCTATCTTCACATGACAAACATTACGGTCGAGCCAGGACATGTAACCCAGGGTCAACAGATCGGCGTCACAGGCGATGCAGGAGCTCCTGGCGCGCCCCATCTTCATTTCGAGGTACGACGGTTCGTGACAGGCCATGGATGGATTCCTGTCGACCCATATGGCTGGCAAGGTTGTGGATCCGATCCCTATACGCGGGCAACGAATGAGTACTTATGGGATAACCTGAAAGGTCGAGTTGCCTGGCATCCGAGCGGAACACTGGTGAAGCAGGCGGCCTCGCCAGATATTTATGTGATCGAAGGTACGCACCTGCGCCACATTCCCAACATGGATGTGTTCAATGGCAATCGCTATGCAACTTGCCAGATCGTGACCATTTCGACGGCGGAGTATGAGGCGTACACAAGTGGCGCATCGGGATGCGGAATCGGTGCGGATGTGAGCTTGGATGCTTTTGACGCCTTCTTCACCATCGCCGGAGACAACTTTAACAACCATTATCTGGCCAGGAACGGGAGCCGGCTTAACGTGGCATCGCCGGCGATTGCACGCTCCTGGGGCTATGATTGGGGTTCTGCTCAAGTCGTGCAGCCGGGCTGCGCGCTCGCGTCTCTGCCATGGGGCGGCAGCATTTCCTTCAGGGACGGAGCGTTGCTGGAATCGCCGACCCACAACAAGTATGCCGTGGAGCACGGCAAGTTGAGGCAGTTCGAATCGGACGCGGTCTATGACGCCATGGGCTACCGGAGGTCCAGTGCGATTCAGGCCACTCAATCGGAAATCGAATGGGGACAGGGTTGCTTTGACGAACAGGGCGAAGTCATAACAGAGGCATTGATTCAGGCTCCACCAGCCTGCAATGGCGACGATATCCCGCCGGTTGCGATGGTATGCGCGAACGCCCAGGCTGAGCCTCATCAGATGCTTGCGGTTCCGTTTTCAGCCCGCGATAACGGAACGCTCCGCCGTGTGTTTTTACAAGTGTCGAGCCTGGCATCCCAGTTCTGGAGGACCATGGCCAATCTGTCGCCCTTTGTGGCGACTACAGAGGTGAATGGCTCATACGATTGGACCGTTCCAGACACGCTCAATGGTGCGGTTTCCATACGGCTTGTAGCAGAGGATGGCGCCGGCAACCTGAATGTCGCCTACACCACGGAGATCATGATCACCGGGACTCCTGGAAGTCCCGGTGTGCCCCAATTGAACGATCCCGGTTTCTACAGCCTGAACCCTGATTACACTATTGACTGGAGCAACGCAAACAACGTCAGCTATTACGTTCTGGAAGAGGATGACAACGCGTCGTTTTCTTCGCCGGCACAGGTGACCACGAGCGCCTCAGAATACACATTCTACAACCATCCCAACGGCGACTTCTGGTTCCGCGTAAAGGCGGTTAACAACAATGGCGAGAGTGGATGGTCCAATGTCATTGACTTTGGATGGCATGTCAATCATCCGCCCTGGTCACCATCGCAGCCTTCACCTGCGCATGCCGCGACCGGGTTCTCGCGGTCCCATGTGGTGTTGAGTTGGACAGGATCTGATCCGGATAATGATGCGCTGCAGTATCAGCCATGGTTTGGCGTGTCTGCAAATGAACTCTACCCGACGGGCCCGTTCGGCGACGCGACCACGCATGCCGTCATGGATAGTCTTTCGGGAGGCAGCACATATTATTGGCAGGTCAAGGCTTGGGATCCGTACGGCTCCGGAACAATAGCGACCAGCCCGCTGTGGAGTTTCACCACCGCCTATGAGTTCCCAGACTATCAAGCCAGCAACTGTTCCTACACCGGCACGTTCGGCCGCAGAGACAGTATCACGATGTCCGTCACGGTCAGAAACATCGGTAATTTTGATGCGCCCGGCGGTTCCGTCTATTGGTACTGGTCGCAGGATTCCGCATCCAACGGTACCGCCTTATACCCGCGCTGGACGGTATTTCCTGCGCTGGCCATAGGACAATCAGTGGTGGTCAGCCAGACGGTCAGATTACCAGAAGTGACCGTTGGCACCAGCTACCTGATTGCCGTTGTCGATGTTCAAGGGGTGGTAGAGCCGGTGCTGACGAACAATCGCGCCCTTGATGAAGTGAATTGGGTGGATACAAATCTTCCGCTAGTGACGTTTGAAGGGAATCCCTATTGGTCCTGGGGACACATGCCGGGATACTCGCCCCTGTGGTTTCAGGCCGGACAGACATATCATCCGAGCGGGCAAGCGTCTGACCAGGCCGGTATCGCACGATTCCGCTGGGATTTCAGCCGGGACAATGGAATAACGTGGCATACTGTCCGTCCATGGGAAGAAACACCCCCACCCTACAATGACGACGTGTCGCTGCACTTTGATTGGACGCCAGCAGTTGCAGACACGACGGACGCCGGACGTCTGAAGGTGGTTGTCATTGATGTGTCAGGAGACTCCGCATCACTGGTATCCGATAGCGTTCATGTTCTTTACTTTGCGAATCCCTCGGTGACGATCCTGTCCCCGAACGGTGGTGAGGTGTGGCGTGTAGGAGAAACCCATACCCTTCAATGGACGGCGCAGAACTGGGTATCGGCAAGTCTCCATTACAGCAATACCGGTGTCGGCTCGCCACAGTACATGACCATTGCCTCACTGGTTCTGCCACCGGCTACCAGTTACCAATGGACGGTTCCGGGGAGCGCATCCGGTGACTCGATAGCAGTCCATATCTCGATTGACGGGCACGGGGGGCAGGCGGCTGACTGGAGCGATGGAACGTTCCGGATTCTTCCAAACTCGACTCAGTTTCCTTCTCCCTGGTCACCGAGCGCTGTCCTCGCAAGCGGGGTGGGTGGTGTCTCGCGAGTAGCCATGGCGCGGGATACCGACGGCACACTGCACCTGGTATACACTCGTGGCACTGGTTATACGCTGCGCTACTTGAAGCGAAGCCCGGCGGGGAACTGGAGCTCTGAAACCACTCTGGATTCGCTTGGTGACTCTCCTACTCTTGTGCTACCAAGTCCCGGGCATCCGATGGTAGTTTATGACTACAACGACTACAATCATTCGATGCGCTATGTCCGCGCTCGGTATTTTGACGGCAGCAGCTGGCAAGCCCCCGTTTCACTGGACAGTCAACCTGCTCTGAATTATGTACAAGCCGTAGCTACGGCATCCGGAGATGTTTGGGCCGCATGGGGCGTCTCCGGCTATGCCACGGGGCGAGTAGGCGCAGCCCGGTGGTCAGGCGGAACATGGGGGGCGACTGAGCAAGTAGGGGCATTCCCCAGTGTTGCCGGCGTCAGGATCCAGATGCTCGGCCAATCACCAAAGATACTTTTTGCATATCAATCGCCGGACTCTACCACTGCCGGCCACGGGTTGGCGACGGTCTCACGCATCGGCGGGCTATGGACAAGCGCTGCGTTTATTCCCGGTATGGCATCCGGTTATTATGTGGACGGAGGCTATCTCTTTGACTATCTCATCACAGCGGATAGTGCCGAACATCTTGTATGTACACGGAGTCTGGGAGGTGATCAGGCACAATACCGTGTACGCACGGGCGGAATCTGGGGTAGTATCGAACCTCTGCCCGGCACCATCTACTACGGGCCACTTGCCCTGGACAGCCGAGGGTGGCCCAGCCTCTTACAGAATGATCGCCTCACATGGAGACGCCGTGATAACGTAACGTGGGGTCCAGCCGTATCACTCACGGCTAACAGCAACGTGGGTACCAGGCTGGGGTATGTGATTACGCCAGACGACTCTGCGTATCTTGCCTACAACGATCCCGTGGAGAACTGTCTGAAGTTCTCGGCCGCCCATCTGAGCAGCGATTTCACTCCACCGCAGGTGTCATTGCTTGCCCCGACTGGAGGCGAGATCAAAGCCATGGGATGCACCGATACAGTGCGTTGGACAGCGTCCGACAACATCGGCATCGCCGGAGTGGACATTTACCTTTCGACCAATTCGGGTCGGAACTTCACTTTGTTAGCGGCTTCGGCCGCCAACACAGGTTCTCAAAGCTGGATTGTGCCTGCCGTAAGCAGCGATTCCTGCCTGATGAAGCTGATCGTTCACGATACAGGCGGAAATACCGGAACGGCGCTTTCGCCAACGGTGTTTGCTATTCACGACCTCAGCGCGCCAACGGTAGAATTCCTGGCGCCAGACGGAGGCGGGCATTGGGTGATTGGACAAGCCGACACCATCCGTTGGACAGCATCGGACAACTACACGCCGGTAGATTCCCTGTCATGCGATGTACTATTGCGGCGAACTCCTTCTTCGGATCCCGAGATACTGACGGCGGGGGCACACACTCCTTTTGTCCTGTTATGGACCGCGACGGGCGCGCCCAGCCCGAACGCACGTGTGGTGGTGCGAGTACGCGACCGGCAAGGGAACGAAGTGACAGACAGCTCTCAGACCTATCTGACGATCATGCCAGCCAATGCGGCTCCCCTGCCGCCGTTTGCGCCGGTCCCCGTGCACGCCTCCTCTAATGTGATGGCACCGGCCATCCTTTCATGGCAGGGAACAGATCCGGATGCTGATCACTTGTCGTACCACGTCTGGGCAGGCACAGACTCGATCAACCTGACGCATGTGGCTGGCCCGACAGACAGCACATCATGGGCGTCACAGGGGATTCCGGAAGGGACAACGTATTTTTGGCGCATCGAAGTCCATGATCCGTATCATACAGTGCTGGGGCCTATTTGGAAATTCACTATGGCATCTGTCCTCGCTGGACCGGATAGCCTGAGGGGATGGCCGCTTGGCACGAGTCAAATCAGGCTAGCCTGGCGCAACCACCCAACTTCGGCAGTAATGACTGTGGTCGAGGACCGCTCAGATTCCCTTTGGGTAATCGCCGGCGTCACGTCGGTGGACTCTTCGGGGCTGACGCTAGATAATCTGCCCCCGAATACACGGCACATTTATCGAGTGTACGCATCCAACGGCGTGCATCTGTCCCCAAGCTCCAATGAAGTCGTCGTGGTTACGGGAAATACACCGCCACGGGTACCGGCCCGGCCCCATCCTCTTAATGGGACGACCAATCAACCACTTGATTTGACACTCCGGTACTCCGGCGGCGATGAAGACCCGGGAGATCAGGTACATTATCGCTTGCAGTTCGGGACATCGTCCGTACCTCCCGTTATCGATACCGCCCTCGTTGACACGTTTAAGGCCGTGTCGGGCCTGCAGAATAGCCGCTTTATTTTCTGGAGAGTGACGGCTATAGACAACCAAGGGGCGCAAACTTCAGGTCCTCTCTGGTATTTCAGTACAACCAGCCAAACCACGCCGAGCGCTCCACAAAGCGTGACGGCCGCGATTCAGTCCAGCACGGTTGTGCAAATCAACTGGACGGACGTCTCCCAGAACGAATCGGGTTTTGTGATTCAACGTCAGGACGGAGAATCCGCACCGTTCTTGGACATTGGCGCGGTGCCTGCAAACACGGTCTCCCTTATGGATTCAACAGTTCGAGGACATCGCGCCTACCAATATCGTGCAGGAAGTTGGAACTCGGCAGGGCGCTCGGTTTATTCTGCGCCTGTGAGCGCGATTACTCCGAACACCTCGCCGGAAATTGATCCGCTTCCCGACACAACCGTCTTGGTCGGCGAGATGTTCGAGTGGACGGTCGGAGCATATGACATCGATTTGGATACCCTGATGTTCACGGACAATGCGGCCATGTTTGACGTCGAACCTTCAACGGGGTGGATCCAGTTCACCCCCGCGCTGTCGGACACCGGTATACACAATGTCCTTGTAAGCGCAACGGATGGGCACGGCGGAGTCATGTCATCAGCGGCAACATGGACGGTTCTTTTCGTTGCTGCACCGCGTGCCGTGAATGATGTTGTGGTCACAATGCAGCCTGATTCTGTGAGACTTGACTGGTCTCCGGTGCTCACGGATACTTCCGGGAATCCTATCGGCGATATTTCCTATGTGATTGAAATGAGCACAGACTTCGTGGGTTGGAGCACTGTTGGATCAGCCGACACCTCCAATTACGCATTGGGCCGAACAAACCTACCCGCGAAGGCCTTCTTCAGAGTCCGTGCGGTCCGGACGAATCGGCAGAGAGAGCAGGCACTCCGTTCTCAGTCAGCCCCACCGACGAGAGTTGAACCGCATCAAACAAATAGGGAGCCGTGA
- a CDS encoding PKD domain-containing protein, protein MTRCFLIFMLLLAARSGAWSQTVPVADGFQSPYTGNPRQMCEFGRFGECLTPGEYHLAEDYALSVRSPVYACADGIVRMAESGHSYGSIVLIEHLLSSGEHVVSLYAHLCAPALEVKTTAPFNQVRRGDVIGYVADREHNGGYDPHFHFGIHRDSYDHANHMPCDGGWAWEGYSPNDCVLSDWWDPSDFIRDHPAANTHYEAANPVGQFSDGWHNDGISQAFLSKYQALQSANPSHNLGFPWNNGPGGRFVHEQNGMYMQDFSGCNNNFTLPYSALIRKVGDWNVCLLKEGFWDHWINHHGWINFGAPVTDEDPNAPDHAQMFYQNGLTSIFRWVNGSVHVEYQNGIPLLMNNVTFVGPSLLSDEDGVYCSGVPVTGFGTPVELVNGSIYSGFYAVINGAQVTIPTFTVTGDMTIDVGAPAPQADFSANPTSGSLPLNVQFTDLSTGSPISWEWYFGDGSSSMAQNPSHTYTVAGYYTVTLVAHNVAGWDQEQKEHLIAVNQPGVHVTGPTMSQVGACGGLAVQWTTTGYMESMRIELNRSYPEGQWETLAYNAPNNGFFAWLVTGPPTQRARFKVTSNYDPTIWDVSDADLTIIAPAVISPNGGEVLVARNGTYHVTWDPAWESSTPVRIELNRSYPDGQWEPIELQTPNDGETWWYVTGPATSHARIRIIGGEGSCINDWSDSDFTILAPELELTSPAPGDTVMAAIPYDVAWTTHNLPGDVRITLNYFSNFGGGGTQVLQECTPNDGSEPCIIRIPWGYEIPLTASASIEIRSLYYPGIYTVSDSDFYFTTPAISIEQPWTNTVWNAGQVHSVTWSSWYADCPVMIELNRSYPGGPWEVLTPAAPNTGNFAWVVTPPVSNHARVRISTTSYPLLTDTTDGDFTITDIQPPGVLWTRTFGSSNYDAAQSADETADNGYVVAGRSTLPGNSDEDMWLIRLNSAGDTLWSRRYNGPPYSEAAFAVQQTTDGGFILIGYWGGSRPYFVKTNAAGDMMWNRVMRGPCGVAWAGIQTDDGGYLGAGQSQSGDAELVRVSAAGDSLWSRFYGGGGMDVANAVLQTIGGDYVFAGTTGSFGAGAEDMYVVKTSGAGDVLWTRTYGGASYDRAYGITETHDGGYVIVGETFSFGDMWKMFVVRTNSDGDTLWMRSYPPPMFRRGNSVKQLFDGSFLVGGNGLNGDMILAKLDQNGDTLWVRTYGGPSDEGLNAVLQTRDGDFLLTGYTQSYGAGYYDYYVLKIAADSPCSDWTPASPPITATIAGDGLTLHWDPVVRSIGDCPEVIQQYEVLGSSSIDGPYLLLGRVPGTQTGFAESLQAVPENLRFYRVKAVVSGSH, encoded by the coding sequence ATGACGCGATGCTTCCTGATTTTCATGCTCCTGCTTGCCGCCCGCAGCGGTGCCTGGTCACAGACGGTTCCGGTGGCAGACGGATTTCAGAGCCCGTATACGGGTAATCCTCGTCAGATGTGCGAGTTTGGCAGGTTCGGGGAGTGCCTCACGCCCGGTGAATACCATTTGGCCGAAGACTATGCTTTATCCGTGAGAAGTCCTGTGTACGCGTGTGCTGACGGCATCGTTCGCATGGCGGAATCCGGACATAGTTACGGCAGCATTGTCTTGATCGAGCACCTGCTTTCATCCGGGGAACATGTGGTGTCGCTCTATGCCCACCTGTGTGCTCCTGCCTTGGAAGTCAAAACCACCGCTCCATTTAACCAAGTCCGTCGCGGAGACGTAATCGGCTATGTTGCGGATCGAGAGCATAACGGCGGCTATGATCCACATTTTCACTTCGGTATCCATCGAGATTCCTACGATCATGCTAATCACATGCCCTGTGACGGTGGATGGGCTTGGGAGGGTTACTCCCCCAACGATTGTGTCTTGAGCGATTGGTGGGACCCTTCGGATTTCATACGAGACCATCCGGCGGCGAACACGCATTACGAAGCGGCCAACCCGGTCGGGCAGTTTTCGGACGGCTGGCATAACGATGGAATATCTCAGGCTTTTTTGAGCAAGTATCAGGCATTGCAATCAGCCAATCCGAGCCATAATTTAGGTTTTCCCTGGAATAATGGTCCCGGGGGCCGTTTCGTGCATGAACAGAACGGCATGTACATGCAGGACTTCTCAGGCTGCAACAACAATTTCACCCTGCCGTACTCCGCACTGATTCGCAAGGTCGGGGATTGGAATGTCTGCCTCTTGAAAGAGGGGTTCTGGGATCACTGGATCAACCATCATGGCTGGATAAACTTCGGCGCTCCTGTTACGGATGAAGATCCGAATGCACCGGACCATGCACAGATGTTTTATCAGAATGGTCTGACCAGCATCTTCCGGTGGGTGAACGGCAGCGTACACGTGGAGTACCAAAACGGCATCCCCCTGCTGATGAACAACGTCACGTTCGTTGGCCCCTCCCTGCTCAGTGATGAAGACGGGGTGTATTGTTCAGGAGTCCCAGTCACCGGGTTCGGCACACCGGTCGAATTGGTAAACGGCTCAATCTACAGTGGATTCTATGCCGTGATCAACGGCGCGCAAGTCACTATTCCTACGTTCACGGTCACGGGAGATATGACGATCGACGTCGGTGCTCCGGCGCCGCAGGCTGATTTCAGCGCGAATCCGACGTCGGGCAGTCTACCTTTGAATGTCCAGTTTACGGATTTGTCGACAGGCAGTCCGATATCTTGGGAGTGGTATTTCGGGGATGGGAGTTCGTCGATGGCCCAGAATCCGAGCCACACCTATACCGTGGCAGGGTATTACACCGTAACACTAGTCGCCCACAACGTCGCCGGATGGGACCAGGAGCAAAAGGAGCACCTCATCGCGGTGAACCAGCCGGGAGTTCACGTCACGGGGCCGACCATGAGCCAGGTGGGCGCCTGCGGTGGCCTGGCGGTGCAGTGGACAACCACCGGATACATGGAGTCGATGCGGATCGAGTTGAACCGGAGCTACCCCGAAGGTCAATGGGAGACGCTGGCGTATAATGCTCCAAACAACGGATTCTTCGCATGGTTGGTTACTGGCCCCCCAACTCAGCGCGCCCGGTTCAAGGTGACCAGCAATTACGATCCGACAATTTGGGATGTCTCGGATGCGGATCTCACGATCATTGCTCCCGCAGTAATCTCACCGAATGGCGGCGAAGTGCTGGTGGCACGGAACGGAACTTACCACGTTACCTGGGATCCGGCGTGGGAGTCTTCGACACCGGTCCGCATCGAACTCAATCGAAGTTACCCGGACGGCCAGTGGGAACCGATTGAGCTGCAAACACCGAATGATGGCGAAACCTGGTGGTACGTTACAGGCCCTGCCACCTCCCATGCAAGGATCCGGATCATCGGCGGCGAGGGATCGTGTATTAACGACTGGTCGGATTCAGACTTCACTATTCTGGCACCCGAGTTGGAGTTGACCAGTCCCGCGCCGGGCGACACCGTGATGGCCGCGATTCCCTACGATGTCGCCTGGACTACCCATAACCTTCCAGGAGACGTGCGAATCACGCTGAACTACTTCAGTAATTTCGGTGGCGGCGGCACACAAGTCCTGCAGGAGTGCACTCCAAACGATGGATCTGAACCCTGTATCATCCGGATTCCCTGGGGGTACGAAATACCGCTTACCGCGAGCGCGTCCATCGAGATCCGCAGCCTGTATTACCCGGGAATTTACACGGTATCCGACAGCGACTTCTACTTCACAACACCTGCCATTTCCATAGAGCAACCCTGGACCAATACGGTGTGGAATGCTGGCCAAGTTCACAGCGTCACCTGGTCCAGTTGGTATGCGGACTGCCCGGTAATGATCGAGTTGAACCGGAGTTATCCGGGTGGCCCCTGGGAAGTGTTGACTCCGGCTGCTCCCAACACCGGGAATTTCGCCTGGGTGGTGACGCCACCTGTCTCCAACCATGCTCGCGTGAGGATTTCCACGACCTCCTATCCGCTGCTCACGGACACGACCGACGGAGACTTTACGATCACGGATATTCAGCCGCCGGGCGTCCTGTGGACCCGAACGTTCGGATCTTCCAACTACGATGCGGCACAGAGCGCGGATGAGACAGCGGACAATGGATATGTGGTCGCCGGAAGATCGACCTTGCCCGGAAACAGCGACGAAGACATGTGGCTTATCCGGTTGAACAGTGCGGGGGACACTCTCTGGAGTCGGCGATACAATGGCCCGCCCTATTCGGAAGCCGCGTTTGCCGTCCAGCAAACCACGGACGGCGGCTTCATTCTGATCGGATACTGGGGAGGATCACGGCCGTATTTCGTAAAGACTAACGCTGCCGGTGATATGATGTGGAATCGAGTGATGCGCGGCCCGTGCGGTGTCGCTTGGGCGGGTATTCAGACGGACGACGGCGGCTACCTTGGAGCGGGCCAGAGCCAAAGCGGCGATGCAGAACTTGTGCGCGTCAGTGCGGCAGGCGATTCCCTCTGGAGCCGCTTCTATGGAGGCGGGGGTATGGATGTTGCCAATGCCGTCCTGCAAACAATCGGTGGCGACTATGTTTTCGCAGGAACTACGGGATCGTTCGGTGCCGGAGCTGAAGACATGTACGTCGTAAAGACCAGCGGTGCGGGTGATGTTCTGTGGACGCGGACATATGGAGGAGCCAGTTATGACCGCGCCTACGGAATCACGGAGACCCATGATGGCGGGTACGTGATTGTCGGCGAAACGTTCTCGTTTGGCGACATGTGGAAGATGTTTGTTGTGCGGACGAACTCCGACGGCGACACATTATGGATGAGATCGTATCCGCCTCCAATGTTCAGACGCGGCAACAGTGTAAAGCAGCTCTTCGACGGCAGCTTTCTAGTAGGTGGTAATGGCCTTAATGGTGACATGATACTGGCCAAGCTCGACCAGAACGGTGATACTCTCTGGGTGCGGACTTATGGTGGACCATCCGATGAAGGACTCAATGCCGTTCTGCAAACACGAGATGGAGACTTCCTGTTAACCGGCTACACACAGTCATACGGCGCGGGTTACTACGACTATTATGTTCTGAAAATTGCCGCCGATAGTCCCTGCTCGGATTGGACTCCTGCATCGCCTCCGATCACGGCAACCATAGCGGGTGACGGTTTGACCCTCCACTGGGACCCCGTGGTGCGATCAATTGGCGATTGCCCGGAAGTCATTCAGCAGTACGAGGTTCTTGGCTCGAGCAGCATTGACGGTCCCTATCTGCTGCTTGGAAGGGTGCCCGGAACTCAAACCGGATTTGCGGAGAGCTTGCAGGCGGTGCCGGAGAACCTGAGATTTTACCGCGTGAAGGCTGTAGTATCCGGTTCGCACTGA